A section of the Oncorhynchus nerka isolate Pitt River linkage group LG3, Oner_Uvic_2.0, whole genome shotgun sequence genome encodes:
- the LOC115114486 gene encoding telethonin-like, translating to MLYTHKINSLNSGDVYLVNVHCDVKEKDQEKKESDQAIWLDLVMETRPEQQTTLFENDSSRKETYKQKQVVIFLVQRNPSQRIKMGTRGGMLKEYQLPYKNALRVPIFTPSKAASPKDLYRSPSPSEYKSIMEFETIAKGVCSDKQEIFEITKDLPKVSQPNHVNFRASSLISPTRDFSHSFRG from the exons ATGCTCTACACACACAAGATTAACAGTCTAAACAGTGGGGATGTGTATCTGGTAAATGTCCATTGTGATGTAAAGGAGAAGGACCAGGAGAAGAAGGAGTCCGACCAGGCCATTTGGCTGGACTTGGTGATGGAAACGAGACCAGAACAACA GACCACATTGTTTGAAAACGACTCCTCGAGAAAGGAGACCTACAAGCAAAAACAGGTGGTTATTTTCTTGGTCCAGAGAAACCCCAGTCAGAGGATCAAGATGGGCACAAGGGGTGGGATGCTGAAGGAGTACCAGCTGCCGTACAAGAACGCCCTCCGTGTGCCCATCTTCACTCCCAGCAAAGCCGCCTCACCCAAAGACCTGTACAGATCTCCCTCTCCATCAGAGTACAAGTCTATCATGGAGTTTGAGACGATCGCCAAAGGAGTATGTTCAGATAAACAGGAGATTTTTGAAATCACTAAGGACTTGCCTAAAGTCTCCCAACCTAACCATGTTAACTTCAGGGCATCTAGTCTTATATCCCCAACACGTGACTTTTCACACTCCTTCAGGGGTTGA